The sequence below is a genomic window from Lolium perenne isolate Kyuss_39 chromosome 7, Kyuss_2.0, whole genome shotgun sequence.
GCAAAAGACACGGTTGGGTTGTCGAATATCAACCGTGTTCACGGGTGCCCGCCAACTAGTGGCGCCTGAGAATTTCATGGAGCGCCTACATGTTCTTCTAAAAACCACCGCACAACGTGGAAGTTTGACACTTCCACAACAACTCCGATGAAGAGCAGCACCACTGGACATGAGGCGCGATTTTTACCGTCCCAAATCATTTATACATCATTGTTCTATATTTTCGGTTTCTTATAATGTAAGAACTAACGGTGTAGTACACATATGTTAATGGTCATTCTACCATAATGGCAGAACATGTACACATGTAGTTCTAACGTATGATGAAGAATTACCTTAGTGAGGCATGCAAAATTTGCTACTTCTATCTTCTTTATATCTTTAAAATCTTTATGTTCAAGATGTACTCTTTGGAGTAATTGATCTTTCATGATTTTCTTCAGTATTGTCAACTCCATCCATCCCAACAAAATACTTGAAATATATACCAAGCTGTCTCCATATTACCACATATATTACCCCACATTCAGATTATTTTAAATATATCCAACTATATAAATATGCTGATTTTATTCCCAAAAAGAATGACATATTTTCACGAATAAATCAATTACTTATCTGAAACTATGATTTGGTCAACACTTTATAAGTATTAACTCTTTATTGGCTTGACAATTCCTACTCCATACACAAACATTCTAGTGTTACACCGAGTGGAAACTTGAATATCTACTGATATTATTTATCCTCATCGAGCAGCTTCAGGGTTCGGAATTAAGAAACTACTGCCACCATACATTGGAGACGATCTTCAACTAAGTGACCTACTTACTGGTGTCGTATTTGCCTCAGGAGGCAGTGGATATGATCCTTTAACTTCTATACCCGCGGTAACTAAATGTATCTTATGTGTCTACTAGTAAGAAAGTTCTTCGTCAAGTATATTTCATTTTGGTTTCACCCGAAACTAAGATTGTCAGGGAAATTTGTAAATACTAATTTATGATCCTTCAGACTGCTACATCAAGTACCGGGCAGCTTGAGTTATTCCTTGAGTATAAGGAGAGGTTAAAATATTTAGTTGGTGAAGAGGAGACGACACGTGTAATCTCTGAAGGCATATACTTCACAGTCATGGGGGCAAATGACCTTGCAAACAATTACTTTTTACTCCCCTTGAGGCGCCATCAATATGACCTTCCTTCATATGTTAACTTTCTTGTTTCttcggccgtcaacttcactatgGTATGAGCTATTATTAAAACTCTAAACTTGTTAGAAATTATTTGTCGTCATAGCTTTTTTAGAGAACTTGTTTCACAAAGTTCTTGTCTTCAGAAATTCTTGAAAAGTATAAAGTGATGCATATTTCCCTTTGTTGGTGCATTACAGATACATCAGATTTTTTTAATTACTGCATTTTGTATAACGTCTACTTCTCCTGACAAGTATCCACATAGGCATGTACTATAATCATCGTGGTACCATAAATAACTTACAATCGCCTACTTTTGTATGTGTTATTTCTTTATATTTTTTCATTCACATTTTGCTAGTCAATCTACATATACAGAAATTTAGCACTGCCTTATTTTTCTGCCCAGAAATTAAATGAGATGGGTGCAAGGAGAATTGGGTTCATTGGCATTCCACCAGTTGGATGTTGTCCttcacaaagaatacttggatcaAGAGAATGTGAGCCATTGAGGAATCAAGCAGCACAATTATTCAATTCTAAAATCACAAATGAAATACGCCGGctaaatgaagaacaaagtgttcCAGGCTCAAAGTTTGCTTATCTTGATATATACTACAATTTGCTTGATCTCGTTCAGCGACCACAATTTTATGGTGAGTGCTCACTTCATTCTCGGTTGTTATTTTAGAGAATGCCATGAACTGTTTTTGTATAGTATATCTGCAACTGAGCCATATTTATATAAATTACTGAGACACATTTACCTCTTAAATATCGTAAACTTACAAAACTATATACAAACAAATGCAACAATGCGAGAGCTGCATAGTAAACTAATATGGTGTATAAATGTTAAATATTTTATTATTATCATTTTATAATATGAGCTTTCTATAACGTGTTCAGGAATATGAGCTAATGTATATGTTTTCATCACAGCAATTTGGTGCTGAACATTGTGCAAATTTTTGCTATACAGGTTTCAAGGAGGTAGCCGAGGGATGCTGTGGCAGCACAGTACTAAATGCAGCAATATTCATTAAAAATCATCATGCATGTCCAAATGTTAACGATTTCATTTTTTGGGACAGCTTCCACCCTACTGAAAAGGCCTACAGCATTGTGGTTGATAAACTCTTTCAGCAAAATATGCATGACCTAATGTGAATCTCCGGACACATGAACAAGTTCTATTAGAATCACAAGTCAATTTGAGAGTTAGTACTCTCCTCCACTGTGACTATTTGACCGTGTGCATGTATACTTTTACAATGAGTGAATGTTTTAACCTTTCAAATGGGTCAGAGCTTGTCGAACATATGCGGGAATTGTTCTTATAGACTCGAACATGTACCTGTTTCGAACTTTCCCTCAAACTTATTCATGGGACATGTTACGAATTTGTTGTCCACTGGTGTGGAAGTTGAGAGCTTATCCGACAATATATAGCGTTCTATGTTCTTTAGGAAAATGATATGTTGTGGGAAACGAACCTTGTCAGGCTTTGTTCGGTTAATCCCCACCTCATGTGGATTGAAGTGTATTGGGGAGTATTTTAACTTAGATAAGATCTAATACCCCTCAATACACCTCAAACCGAGGAGATTTTGTTGAAACCGAACAAGGCCATAGCTTTTTTAAACTAATACTACTCATGCGGTTTCTcagattttttttcgataaagagcatatattaatatcacggagataccaattatactcagcctctgcaacaacatcatACCGCAATGGCATAAAGGATGCATACAgccaaaaaaaagagaaaagaattacaaaaaagaAAGATCGTGCTATAGAGAttcatatatactccctccgttcctttttaattgactcgaatttagtataaacttgtactaaatctgagtcaattaaaaaagaacggagggagtattagttAACGGTATAATGGAACCACCTAAGAGGCTCCACGTCTATTTGAAGTTCTGAGTCGTCCGATCAAATCATCCGACGGTCTGAACGATCTTGCAACTCCCGAACGAAAGCGATGTAGATTTACCGATCTAGCTTTTCGTAAACAGGCTCTTTTTCGTTGGAGGACTTctactcccggtatcgatttaggGCTTACTAAATTTCTTGGGCCGAACCAACGTTAAAAGGGCTGCAACTCCACAGGTTGTGTTGGGTGCCTTCTCATGAACTGGGCCACGTGGCCGAAAGGGGACATTCAAGAAGGCGGAGCGGCGGAGTGGGAAGGACACGGTGGCTCCGCCGCCTCTTCTTGGTGCTTAATGCCGGGGAAGGTGGTCAGGCCTCCGCTTTTTTCACCTAATGGCAGTAATGGACGCCGGTTTCCAGCTTCACCCCTCTCTTTCTAACTCATTAATCTCTTGGGCAGCAAGATCAGATCGTGGAGAGACGGAGATGGATCGCGCGAGCATGGCCCATCGAGATCCCTAATCAGATGGAGGAGGAGCACGAGTACACATTCACCAGGATTACCTTCTCGATAGCAAGGTACGTGCAGGAAGGATCAAATCAATCCGATATTTTCCGCAGAAGAAGATTTGGTTCTCCATCGGACATTCTGGTAGACTCGGTTGTACTCCTTGTTTTCCATTAGAGTAGTTGATGATTAATCAGTTCTTCTTGTTTGTTTCTCCAAGTATAACATGTGGTTGAACAAGCACAAAGGCAAGTCCATGGCGAACAAAGCGGCACAGCCGTGGCAAGCCGGCCAGATTCAACAAATTGGGTGAGCGCTTGCATTTGCGTTGGACAGAAGTGACGCTATCTATTTTTTTCCTAATAGTGTCAGTGTCTAGAAATTGCAATTTGAATTGGAGGTGTAGACTGTTACGTAGATGGCACCTTTTTTTTTTCTTAAGCACCCAGCAAACGCTTCTACACTGAACAtggccttagggcatctccaaccggacgacccaaacggacgcgctgggccgttcgttttgggccgtttgggtggccgaacggacacccggacagcgccccgcgtccgcgtgtccgtttgggtcgcacgctgcgcccaacgcgcggacgcatcgcatatgtaattaaaataacaaaaataaaaataaaaaaggaaggcAACCAAAAATAACATTAAACTAGTTGttaattaaacttagccctattttgggcaatttttacacaaaagaaagccctatatgggctttaaactaaaaaaaaagaaaccctagacagggtttgcgagcacggtggccgccggcagtactacccccagtagtactcgtcatcgtcggcgtcgatgacgacgacgccccccggcggcgatgcgctgttccggctcgacacgccggagggcaccggggactccggccagggctcccactgcgccctttcccaggcggagtgcgggttcggcgggctcgccggcctgcgcagccgtgccctccgcgcggactcctgccggagctgctcctccgccgCGGCTGCGTTGCcgggcgctcctcctccgccgagGCGCGTGGccgcgctcctcctccgccaggcgcgcggcccggcgctcctcctcctcccggagcgccgcccgACGCGTAGCCTCCTCCCGATGGCACGCCAgctcgaggaaggcccacgcctccgcactggcgtcctcctgggccttctggccgcctcctcagcgcggaggtgcgcagcgcctcggcgaggtgcggccatttggccagctcgtcgagGTCCTGCTGCTCGCGGGACGCCGCGGCGCCGCCTGCAGCTCCGGGTCGTTCTCCTCCTCCCGGGGCTGCGGCCGGGGCTGGGGCGCGGGCTCGttgatgtagaggccgccgggcGGCGGCCAGCCCGCCTAGCGTGTGCACGGCTACGCGCGAGGCCGCGCCGTTGCGGATGTGAAGCATGTGcgccggcgcgcatcgtgctccacctcgaaccacaagtcccagttgggacttgcgtcgccgtacgcggggtcctgctggaggtccgccggcagctgagcgcggcgcctccggatctcgGCGTAGCGGGCGCAGCCAGAGcccgggatgggcggcaccggaacccgatctgggctcaggtgccagccgtgggggaggtgcacgtccccccacggcattgggacgccggcgtcccagaacatctgcgccaccgctacggtgacgtagatccggtcgcgtctGGGAGGCGCCGGCGGCCCCATTGCGAACGCCGGCGGCACGACttgccggctgctgccggcctcgtggtcgttggcggacggctcgaactcgcttttcggggccatggcggcgcggaagcttcgagctcgcgcgtgcggccggagtggaaagtggggactggatagggacagtccccttccccagtccacatttaataggactggggcaccgacaggtgggccagccATGCGGACAgggcggacacgcgaggacgccgcgtgccatccgcggccacgcaaacccggcccagatttagaccgggtttgcgtcgtttcgGACGCCGCGGCCGTTCGCTTTTGCGGTGCATCCCCGCAttgggccgggtttttgtccggctggacccatccggacgcgcggacgcgggatgggtcgcccggttggagatgcccttatgctcTCCTCTATCACACTTTCCTTGCGGCATCCACGATGGAGAGGCTACAACGTGTGCCACCCACCAAACAGTGTTAAGGGGGTTGTTTCCAGGAGGTGAAGAAGCCAGATGCTATTCCTAAGAAACATACACTCTTTGCACCTCCTCAACAGCATAGCGAGGTGGAGTCATTTTTTTCACCGCCTTGTGTTTCTAGAATTGGTGTACAGTTTTGTATAAAGTTTTCCACAAGtttatgagttgtaatgatttTTACTGTTTAGCCTTCCTGTAGTGTCCATCCTACGCTCCTATAATTCCTTGTTTTATTTCCAAGATAATTACAGTTCGTCCCATTAAGTTTGAGTTCCCATGAAACAACAACCGTAGGCCATAGATTTCTGTATTCTTATATTGTGTTTACGGTGATAGTAGTTAGAATTATTCCTTTCTTTTTGCAAATTTCTTTTGCCAGCTGTGCTACTGTTTGATTATTTTTCCATTCTAGGCATTTTAAAATTATCTTGAACTGCAAAGTGTTGAGTATTTCCTGAGTGACAACTGTCAGCACAATCATGGCATGCGAAGCTATTCAAGCAATCACAGAAAACGGATGAAAACAAAAGTACAACAGGTTTTATTTCTTCCCCTTTCCTTTCAGTGTTTTTCTGCCCGTAAGGTTAACTGAACACTTGTATTTTTATTCCTGTAGATGCTACAATCCATCTGTTTTTTTTTCATGCCAACCAGAGGCAATAATGAAGTtgcttttttttcgaaatggggcaaTAATGAAGTTGCTACTGGCAATGTCTTTAGCTCACCGCTCTCTTCTACGCTTACTATTTCTTTACTGTCGGACCATTATTACCTTTGAAGTATTAGTTGTTGTTTTTCAATTTGTTTCGGAAGTATGCTCTTATTGCACTGAACTGATCATCTCATGTTTGTGTATATGTTATATTTGTTGAAGGTGGTGAATTCAGAAACAGAAGCGCACGAGAATTGTGGAAATTGAGCTACTACAAGCAACACGGAATCATGCCCCAAAAAAATCGCCACATGTCAAGAGGTAATCGGTCTCTTCAAGGCTTTGAATCTCAGCTTCagcaaaaccaagtttttttTTGTAAGTGTGCATTTATTTCACTTTTGTGCCACTTTTCAAGGTATATCTAACAGGCTGAAGGTACTCATAGCTTTTCTTGATTAGCTTTTCATATGTTTTTTCTTTACAGTTAAATCGTACATGTTCATCTTTATTACTCCTTCCATCCATAAAAGAATGTcggagatttgtctaaattcggatgtatctatacactaaagtgtatctagatacatctaaattttccaCGCGCTCCATACAAAGCTTATATCTTCCTTAGTTTCTACAAAAGGCCTTTTTACAGTTCCTTAGCTGCTTATTTATCTGTTGCCTTTGGTGTTTGTAGGTTAATGATGTCAGGTGATTCATACCTTTTGTCAGACATAGCCCATGTGAGAATGCGTTACACCATACAACAGTATTCTGTACTGGATGGATAGAACTGAAATGAAACTACACATAGCTGATTTTAATTGCTTCCTGATGTACCATTAAGTTACGACGCATGGTCCGAAAGAGCAAAAAGAAAGATCTTAACCATGGAGCTTTAACTGAAAACGAGTCTTCATCTAGGCATGTCCACTTTGAGTCAAAGTGGGACGAAATGGAGCTATATGATATAGATGACAGCATGTAAATATGAACGGTAGGTA
It includes:
- the LOC127313672 gene encoding GDSL esterase/lipase At1g20120, whose amino-acid sequence is MASLCRGYLLFVHLLLLPVALLPCAHGAPADTGKIKISAVFVFGDSIVDPGNNNNRLTEAKADFPPYGQDFPGGAATGRFSNGKVPGDMFASGFGIKKLLPPYIGDDLQLSDLLTGVVFASGGSGYDPLTSIPATATSSTGQLELFLEYKERLKYLVGEEETTRVISEGIYFTVMGANDLANNYFLLPLRRHQYDLPSYVNFLVSSAVNFTMKLNEMGARRIGFIGIPPVGCCPSQRILGSRECEPLRNQAAQLFNSKITNEIRRLNEEQSVPGSKFAYLDIYYNLLDLVQRPQFYGFKEVAEGCCGSTVLNAAIFIKNHHACPNVNDFIFWDSFHPTEKAYSIVVDKLFQQNMHDLM